The DNA segment TTTTATTGTTACTTTTAATGATGTCGTTCTTCATTCAATAATCGAACCAAATTAAGAGAAAATTAACTTTATTATCATAAAATTTGTAGATTTATGAACTCAAATAATACTAAAAATCAAAATGAGAAACCTACAAATAGCTGGCTTAAACTTTGATATTCAGTGGGAAAACAAAAAATCAAACTTCGAAAAAATTGAGGGTGACCTTTCAAATATTGAATCTGATTTATTAATTCTGCCTGAAATGTTTTCTACGGGATTTCATATGGATCCGGAAAAGATTGCTGATTGTACGGAAGAAACTTTAAACTGGATGAAAACCTTTTCTAAAGAGAGAAATATCGCAATTTGTGGAAGTGCTTCCATAAAAGAAGGTGAGCTTTTCTACAACAGATTTTATTTCGTTCTGCCCGATGGCACCTATCAATTCTACGATAAAAAGCATCTCTTCTCTTATTCTGGTGAAGATGACAGGTATGATGCAGGAAATGATAGAGTAATTGTTACCTACAAAGGTTGGCGCTTTTTACTTCAAATATGCTATGACTTACGGTTTCCTGTATTTTCAAGAAATACTGAAGATTACGACGTGATACTATATGTTGCAAATTGGCCAAAAAGTAGAATTGACGCATGGACTACCCTTTTAAAAGCAAGAGCGATTGAAAACCAAGCATATGTTTTTGGACTCAATAGAATTGGTACCGACGGAAATAACCTCGAATATCCAGAAAGCTCCTATTGTTTTTCTGCTGATGGGAAAGAAGTGTCAACAAAGACAAATAACATTATTTCAGCAGTTTTAGATGCAAATAAGCTTCAAGAGTTTAGAACAAAATTTCCATTTCTTTCAGACCGAGATGAGTTTCTAATAAGATAGTTTTATGCAAAACGCTTCAAAAGTTCAGTCAATCTGTTGACATCATGAACACCACTTTCTTTATAAAGCAATTCTCCTTTCTTAAAAACCGCCAAAGTTGGAACGCCTCGAACGCCATATTCTGAAGCAATTGCCGGAAACTGATCAATATCTATTTTCACTATTCTGGCTAAATCACCGATATTTTCTTTAACGGTATTCAATACGGATGACTGAACTTTACATGGACCACACCAGGTTGCAAAGAAATCAATAAGCACAGGCCGTTCAGAGTCAATAAGTTCTTTAAATTTTTGTGACATCGCTTTTAATTATTTTAAAATTAAATATTTTGACTATTCTTTATAAAGATTGATCAGGTTCTTCCTTCGATGAAATTCCACATGCTCCACTGGCACAACCAAACTTAAATATAGCCATCGCCATGAAATAAAGTCCTAAAGGAATCATCAACCAAACACGATCGAAAGCAGCAACCAAAACAAAAAATGTTCCCGCTAATAAGTAGAGTAATCTGCTTAAAGTCCACTTTTGAACGAATGATTTCATTTGTTTAATTTATTTTCAAGCGAACTCCAACCACCACCATTATAAACCTGGAACCCGTTTTGTTCCAGAATCGCTTTTGCTGAGGAACTTCTCATTCCACTTGCACAACACGTAATTATTGGCTTTTTTAGATCCAACTTCTTCATTTCACTCTTCAGTTGTTGCAGAGGAATGTTTTTGGACTGTTTGATGTGCCCACCACTAAATTCAGATGGTGTACGAACATCAATAATCTGTGCTCCATTTCTAATAAGCTCTTTGAAATCCACTGTTGTACCAGCGAATAATTTTTTAATAAAATCAAACATTTTCTTGATTAATTATAGATTTCTGAAAAACGGAGAACATTAAATAACCCATCACCATTCCGTACGCAGTAGAATTAATTGGCTTTGATGTAATTGCACAACTTCCTGTAGTACAACCTATAAAATGATAATAAGAATATCCTAAAATCCCACCAACCAGAATGCCAACGATACCTAATTTATATTTCTTTAAAAATAACCTCATTTTAAATCTCTTTTTTAAAGTTAATGAAAATCTCACTACCCCGTCTAGACTGAATACTATTGTAGCATTCTTCCATTTTTTGAATTTCGAAATATTTTTCAAAAATCAACTTGTACTCGGAGATACTTCCTCCGAAAGGCGGTCCACTTTCTTTAAAGTTTCTATTAAACATTACCCCGATAATCCTTCCATCTTTATTTAATAACTCATGCATTTTGTCTGCATACTTAATTCTTAATGAAGGAGGAATGGCACAAAAAAAAGTTTGCTCAATAATAAGGTCATAAGTTCCGTGATGGTTGAAGAAATCTTCACAGATTACAGAAACCCCTTTCATCTCCTTGCATTTATCTTTTAAAATCTGCACCGCAGTTGGTGCAAAATCTAAAATGGTGACATTCCTGAATCCAAGTTTCCAAAGAACATCAATTTCGTACGCATTTCCACATCCTGGAATTAAAACTTTCGCCTCTGTGTTTTGATAATGAGAGAGATACGCTTCAATTGCGGGTGAGGAATAACCGATATCCCAACCCGTTTTTTTACTTTCCCATTTTTCTTCCCAATAATCCTTATCGAGTTTCATTTCTTATCGCTTGCACATTTTGCAGTGATTTAGCCGAGTATGCATTTTTTATTCCGTTCTTTCTTAAAATCTCTATTGCCTGATCCGCCTGCCTTCCTGTGTTACAGAAAATAACAATCTGTTTTTGCTTTTTTAGAAAATCGAGATTATCTTCTATCAGCGCCAGTGGAATATTAATGGCTCCTGATGCTGTTTTATCTGAAAATTGGTCTGCAATCCGTACATCAATTAATGTAGTTTGGGGATCATTGACTATTTCCTTGATGTCGCTTCTGGAAGCCACTGCGTTAACATCAGTTGTCTTACATGAGGAAAAGGCAACAAATAGCAGCAGAGTGATTATAAAATTCTTAAACCTCATCAATTTAACGTTTTACTTTGGCAAACAAAATTACTTTTAGGAATAGCAGTTTCTTTAATCTTTCCAAAACCACCTTCCACTTCTGTAAAATTTCGTATTCCTCTTGAATTTAAAATACTTGCTGCAATCATACTTCTATAACCTCCAGCACAATGCAAGAAGAAATGCTCTTCTTTATCTAAATCAGCTGACCACTCATTAATATCTACCAGTGGTCTGCTATAAGCTTCGTTAACGTGTTCTGCTGCATATTCCGTTTCGTTCCGTATATCAATCACTTTGGAATCATCTTTTAGTTCAGTGGCAAATATTTCAGCTGAAATTCTTTTTACAGAATCAACATCTTTACCTGCATTTTTCCATGATTCAAAACCACCTTCTAAATAACCGATCACATGATCAAATCCTACTCTTGACAAACGGGTAACCGCTTCTTCCTCATTGCCTACTTCCGTTACCAATAAAATAGGTTGCTGTACATCAACGATCATCGCTCCAACCCATGGTGCAAAATCACCTTGCAATCCAATATTTATAGCGTTGGGCACAAATCCTTTATGAAAAGAAGCTGCACTTCTGGTATCTAAAATTAAAGCACCTGTATCTTCTGCAACTTTTTCAAAATCTCCAGCATTTACAGGTCTTGTTCCTTTTTTAAGGATGCTGTCAAAATCTTCATAACCCCCTTTATTCATTGCAACATTCATCCCGAAATACTTTGGCGGCGCAGACAGGCCATCAAGGACTTCTCTTACAAAAGATTCCTTATTTGGCTGGTTAAGTGCATAATTGGTTTTCTTTTGATTCCCCAAAGTATCCACAGTCTCTTTCTGCATATTTTTACCACAGGCGGAGCCTGCCCCGTGCGCAGGATAAACAATAATGTCATCTGCGAGAGGCATAATTTTAGTTTGTAAACTATCGTATAAGATTCCAGCTAATTCTTCCTGAGTCATGCTCGCCGCTTTTTGTGCAAGATCAGGTCTCCCGACGTCTCCTAAGAAAAGAGTGTCGCCACTAAAAATAGCGGTCTCTTTACCGTTTTCATCAATTAAGAGAAAAGTAGAGCTTTCCATGGTATGACCAGGAGTATGCAAAACTTTAATTTTAATATTCCCTACTTCGAAAATCTGTCCGTCTTCTGCGATAATCGCATCAAAATCAGGATTGGCGGTAGGTCCGTAAACGATTGGGGCATCTGTTTTTCTGGATAAATCTACGTGACCAGACACGAAATCTGCATGGAAATGAGTTTCGAAAATATATTTCAATTTTACCCCATCTTTTTCCAATCGGTCAAGGTACGGTTTTGTCTCTCTTAAAGGATCTATAATAACCGCTTCCTTCTCAGAAACGATATAATATGCTCCTTGAGCTAAACAACCAGTATATATTTGTTCTACGTTCATTTTTATTTATTTAAGGCTATTGATCTTTAATTATTTCAGTTATTATAATCAATTATGAATATTTATTTTGTTACTTCTTTTTCACGATATTCAGTAACATTTCCTGCCACGTCTGTTAATTTTCCACCTGTTCCAATTGAACCTTCCCACATCAGTTTTTCATTAGTAAAAACAGGATCTCCTTTACTTGAAACTTTCTTTGCTATCAAAATTTCTTCTGGTTCATTATCTTTAACAATTTTCACTGCTACATCTTCGCCTTTTGCAAAATAAGTAACGGAAACTGTTTTTCCGTCTTCACTCTGAAGTTTAATTGGCGTTTGTTCCAAACTTACTTCATTGGGATCTTTTTCTGAAACAGCAGTCTCCATGGAGGAAGCTGTTTGCTCTTTTGCACAGCCAGTTGCTAAAAAAAGCGCAAAAGTAAAAATCACTAATTTTTTCATATCGTAAATTATTGTTTAAAAAATATTTCTTTAATAATGATAAATAATCCCATAACCCAGACAATATATCCAAATATGGGTTTTAATTTTCTACCGTCAATTTTTTTCGAAATACCAATTCCGATAAAAATACCGATGACTGATAAACTTGTAAAAATGGCAAGGAAACCCCAGTCTGCCGTTATCATTTTAAGAGAACTTGCAAAACCAAGTAATGAATTCATTGATATAATAAAAAGAGAAGTTGCAACCGCTCTCTTCATAGGCAACCCGATCAACATTACTAAAGCCGGCACTATTAAAAAACCACCACCAGCGCCAATAAGCCCTGTTATAATACCTACCAACAGACCCTGAGACAGAAGAATCGTATAATTATTCCCATTTTCTTTTCTACCGAAAGGTCTTTCTGTTTTCCTAATCATTTTGAACGAAGAAATCAACATAAGGATTGCAAAAAGCAAGAGTAAAAACATGTCTTTTGTCATCGTAATTCCCCACCTATTAATGATGTAATCAGGTAAGTGCGGAATGATCAACCTCCTGGAGAACAGCACTCCCAGTATAGAGGGTACTCCAAATATAAATGCAGTTCGAAAGTCAATTAATTTCTGTCGCATGAATCCTGTAGTCCCAACCAAACTTGTAGTTCCCACTACAAAGAGTGATAGCGTAGTAGCAGTAATTGGATCAAAACCAAATATATAGACGAATATAGGAACACTTAATATACTACCACCACCACCAATCAATCCCATTACGAGTCCAATCAATATTGCAGCAAGGTATCCTAATATCTCCATCTAAATAATTTTAGCAAATTTAGTCTTTAATTATTGGTCTTATTGTGATAGAGGTCACAAACAGATTCACTTTATGATAAAGATATAATTTTAATCATGTTTTTTCCGACCTCGGCCGAATCACCTTTACTTTTGCCTTTTATACTTTCAAAAACCGGTGCCTGTTCAGAAAAAGAGATAACCTCTTTATCTTCAAACTTAAAAACCGGAACAGCAACACCAATGAATAAATAATTAATATTGGTTTCTACAAGAGCTCCTTTCTCAATACTGTCATGTTGTAAATCGAGCTCTTTGTTTAAGAATTCGATTTGGAATAACGCTTCTCTTAACATTTGCTCATAACGGAGCTGCATATCTTTAGCTTGTG comes from the Chryseobacterium sp. SNU WT5 genome and includes:
- a CDS encoding amidohydrolase — translated: MRNLQIAGLNFDIQWENKKSNFEKIEGDLSNIESDLLILPEMFSTGFHMDPEKIADCTEETLNWMKTFSKERNIAICGSASIKEGELFYNRFYFVLPDGTYQFYDKKHLFSYSGEDDRYDAGNDRVIVTYKGWRFLLQICYDLRFPVFSRNTEDYDVILYVANWPKSRIDAWTTLLKARAIENQAYVFGLNRIGTDGNNLEYPESSYCFSADGKEVSTKTNNIISAVLDANKLQEFRTKFPFLSDRDEFLIR
- a CDS encoding thioredoxin family protein, which encodes MSQKFKELIDSERPVLIDFFATWCGPCKVQSSVLNTVKENIGDLARIVKIDIDQFPAIASEYGVRGVPTLAVFKKGELLYKESGVHDVNRLTELLKRFA
- a CDS encoding rhodanese-like domain-containing protein, producing MFDFIKKLFAGTTVDFKELIRNGAQIIDVRTPSEFSGGHIKQSKNIPLQQLKSEMKKLDLKKPIITCCASGMRSSSAKAILEQNGFQVYNGGGWSSLENKLNK
- a CDS encoding methyltransferase domain-containing protein, giving the protein MKLDKDYWEEKWESKKTGWDIGYSSPAIEAYLSHYQNTEAKVLIPGCGNAYEIDVLWKLGFRNVTILDFAPTAVQILKDKCKEMKGVSVICEDFFNHHGTYDLIIEQTFFCAIPPSLRIKYADKMHELLNKDGRIIGVMFNRNFKESGPPFGGSISEYKLIFEKYFEIQKMEECYNSIQSRRGSEIFINFKKEI
- a CDS encoding rhodanese-like domain-containing protein → MRFKNFIITLLLFVAFSSCKTTDVNAVASRSDIKEIVNDPQTTLIDVRIADQFSDKTASGAINIPLALIEDNLDFLKKQKQIVIFCNTGRQADQAIEILRKNGIKNAYSAKSLQNVQAIRNETR
- a CDS encoding MBL fold metallo-hydrolase — encoded protein: MNVEQIYTGCLAQGAYYIVSEKEAVIIDPLRETKPYLDRLEKDGVKLKYIFETHFHADFVSGHVDLSRKTDAPIVYGPTANPDFDAIIAEDGQIFEVGNIKIKVLHTPGHTMESSTFLLIDENGKETAIFSGDTLFLGDVGRPDLAQKAASMTQEELAGILYDSLQTKIMPLADDIIVYPAHGAGSACGKNMQKETVDTLGNQKKTNYALNQPNKESFVREVLDGLSAPPKYFGMNVAMNKGGYEDFDSILKKGTRPVNAGDFEKVAEDTGALILDTRSAASFHKGFVPNAINIGLQGDFAPWVGAMIVDVQQPILLVTEVGNEEEAVTRLSRVGFDHVIGYLEGGFESWKNAGKDVDSVKRISAEIFATELKDDSKVIDIRNETEYAAEHVNEAYSRPLVDINEWSADLDKEEHFFLHCAGGYRSMIAASILNSRGIRNFTEVEGGFGKIKETAIPKSNFVCQSKTLN
- a CDS encoding sulfite exporter TauE/SafE family protein yields the protein MEILGYLAAILIGLVMGLIGGGGSILSVPIFVYIFGFDPITATTLSLFVVGTTSLVGTTGFMRQKLIDFRTAFIFGVPSILGVLFSRRLIIPHLPDYIINRWGITMTKDMFLLLLFAILMLISSFKMIRKTERPFGRKENGNNYTILLSQGLLVGIITGLIGAGGGFLIVPALVMLIGLPMKRAVATSLFIISMNSLLGFASSLKMITADWGFLAIFTSLSVIGIFIGIGISKKIDGRKLKPIFGYIVWVMGLFIIIKEIFFKQ